Below is a window of Burkholderia cepacia DNA.
GCAGACGGCCGTGTACCACATGCCCTGCCAGGTATTGAGCCGGCTCTTCAGGCGGCCCGGCGTGAACTCCGCGAGCATCGCCATCGCGATCGCGAAGTCGATTCCGTACGCCATCCCGACGAAGGAGCGGCCGGCGAGAATCGCGTTGAAATCCGGTGCGAACACCACCAGCAGCGCGCCGATCACCGACAGCAGCTTCGCGGCGATCAACGGCCGCACGCGGCCCCACCTGTCGGCCATCCAGCCGCCGATCGGGTTGAACGCGATCGCGACCCACGATGCGAACGACGTCATCCATGCGACCTGCGCGGCCGACAGATGCAATTCGTGCGTCATCGGCCCGAGGCCGGCGCTCAATGCCGAGTTGGAAAATGCGTCGAGAAACAGCCCGCCGAGCGACAACCACCAGACGAGTCCCGCCCGGCCCGCAATACCGGGGCGCGCGTCGAGAAAGGAGATGACGTCTTCAATGCCATGAAGCTTGACAGCGATCGTTTGCACAATCGGCCTCCGTATATTTTTTCTGTAAGAGGCTCGACATTGCAGATGCGATCGACGCATGGAGAGACCATCTTACAGATAGTCTCTTATCTAGATCTGCCAGCGCAATTTACGGCGGGCAGCGCGCCTGTGTCAAGCGCGGTCGGTTGTGCGTTGCAGCGAGCGGCGCATCGTCGCCCCGCCTGATAGTTGTGTCCGCAACGTCGTTCGCAAGCGGGCGACGCACCGCGAACCACGCGTTTACCACGGCACGGTCCGCCCCAGATAGTCGAGGTATTCGAGCCCTGGCCGAGCCCGTTTCGCGAGCAGCACGTCGACGAGGCTCGGCACGCTTTCGTCGATGGACAGGCGCGCATCGGGCCCGCCGAGCTCGGTGCGCACCCAGCCGGGCGCCATCAGCGCCAGCGCACGCCGCGTATCGGCCTGACGCGCCGCGAAGCTGCGCATGAACTGGTTCAGCGCAGCCTTGCTGCCGCGATATACCTCGCGCATCCCGCTGACGTTGTTCGCGACGCTGCCCTGCCCCGACGACATCGCGCCGATCAGGCCGTCCGCGGTCACGAGATCCTGCAGTGTCTCGATCACGCGCATCGGCGCCAGTGCATTCGTGATCATCACGCGCACGAATTCGTCGGTCGTCACTTCGCCGATCGTTTCATTCGGATCGTTGGTGGTCCCCGCATTCACGAACAGCATGTCGAAGCACCTGCCCGACAGTCGCTCGCGCAACGCGGCCAGTTGCGTGGGCTCACAGATGTCGAGCGTCTCGATCTCGAGCCGGCCGTCGTACCGGCTCGCGACGTCGTGCAGCTTCGTGCGCCCCGATCCTTCGCGCACGGTACCCATTACATTCCAGCCCTTTTCCAGGAATGCCTCCGCCATCGCGAGCCCAAGGCCGCGCGAGGCCGCGACGAGCAGGATCGTGGGTACGTTTCGATTCGATTCAGTCGATTTCATGGTGTCAGCCTTTGCCGAGTTGCGTCATGGGCCCACTATAGGCATCCATCACAACAGGCGCCAGACGCACCAGATGCAATCCATAGTTGCATCAAACGCCATGTTATTCGCGCAAAAGCGTATTCTGTCCTCATGGAAGACATCGACCTGAACCTCGTCACGGCGCTCGATGCGCTGCTGTCGGAAAGCAGCGTGACCGGCGCCGCGCGCCGGCTCGGCCTGAGCACGTCCGCGATGAGCCGCACGCTCACGCGGCTGCGGAGCGCCACCGGCGATCAACTGCTCGTACGCGCCGGGCGCAAGCTCGTGCCGACGCCGCACGCGGCCGCGTTGCGCGATCGCGTGCATGCGATCGCAAGCGACGCACGCGCCGTGCTGCGGCCGGCGACGGCCGACGTCGACCTGACGACGCTCGCAGCGACGTTCACCATTCGTGCGGCTGCATCGTTCATGGAAATGCTGTCCGGCCCCGTGGTCGCCGCGCTCGGCGAAGTCGCGCCGCATGTGCGTATCCGCTTCGTACCGAAGCTCGACCGCGATCCGCAAGCACTGCGCGACGGCACGGTCGACCTGGAAATCGGCAAACGCGGCGACGACGCGCCCGAGCTGCACACGCGCATGCTCTTTCACGACTGGCACGTCGCGGTGGCACGCGCCGGGCACCCGCTGTTCGCGTCGGCCAGGATCACGCCGGCACGCTACGCTGCCTGCCGTCACGTCATCTCGGCCCAGCTCGGCGATTTCAGCGGGCCGGCCGACGATTCGACCGATCGACCCGGCTCGGGCCAGCCCGTGCACGTCGTGGTCCCCGGCTACCCCGACGCGATGCGCGTCGCGGCCAGCACCGACCTGATCGCGCTGGTGCCGCGCTCGAGCCTCGGCAACGCTTTCTCGCCCGGGCTCACGGAAACCCTCGGGCTGCGCAGCTTCGACATCCCGGTTCGCCTGCCGGCGATCCTCGTGTCCGCGCTGTGGCATCCGCGCATGCACGGCGACTCCGTGCATCGCCGTCTGCGCGACGCGGTCATTGCGGTCTGCCAGCGTGCGTATCCGGATTCCCGCCCGCCGCGCGCAACGGTGCGCGGCACCGGCACCGGCACACGCAAGACCGGCTGACGCACGGCTCAAACCAGCCGGCCGCCGCCGTCGATGTGCAGGATTTCGCCATTCATGAAGCCGTTGCCCAGCAGGAACGCGATCGCCTCGCCCACTTCGTCCGCGTGGCCGACGCGCCCGCCCGGCAACGCCGATGCGGCCCCCGCGAGGATCGTGTCGCGCGCTTCCGGACCGAACGCGTCGTAAAGCGGCGTCTCGACGAAACCGGGCGCGACGACGTTCACGCGAATCGGCTTCAGCTCCAGTGCGAGCGACTGCGCCAGCGCCTCGACGCCGCGCACGGCGGCGGCAATGACGGACGTGCCATGCGCGGCCGGCCGATCCGACAGTTGCCCGCCGGTCAGCACGATCGAGCCGGTCGCGGGCAGCAGCGGCAACGCGGCCCGGATTGCATACACCGGCCCGGCGATGCGCTCGTGCAGCGCGGCAAGCAGACGATCGGGATCGGTCTCGTTCAGCTTGCCGGCAATGAACTGGCCGGCCGTGACGACCAGG
It encodes the following:
- a CDS encoding SDR family oxidoreductase, which produces MKSTESNRNVPTILLVAASRGLGLAMAEAFLEKGWNVMGTVREGSGRTKLHDVASRYDGRLEIETLDICEPTQLAALRERLSGRCFDMLFVNAGTTNDPNETIGEVTTDEFVRVMITNALAPMRVIETLQDLVTADGLIGAMSSGQGSVANNVSGMREVYRGSKAALNQFMRSFAARQADTRRALALMAPGWVRTELGGPDARLSIDESVPSLVDVLLAKRARPGLEYLDYLGRTVPW
- a CDS encoding LysR substrate-binding domain-containing protein, coding for MEDIDLNLVTALDALLSESSVTGAARRLGLSTSAMSRTLTRLRSATGDQLLVRAGRKLVPTPHAAALRDRVHAIASDARAVLRPATADVDLTTLAATFTIRAAASFMEMLSGPVVAALGEVAPHVRIRFVPKLDRDPQALRDGTVDLEIGKRGDDAPELHTRMLFHDWHVAVARAGHPLFASARITPARYAACRHVISAQLGDFSGPADDSTDRPGSGQPVHVVVPGYPDAMRVAASTDLIALVPRSSLGNAFSPGLTETLGLRSFDIPVRLPAILVSALWHPRMHGDSVHRRLRDAVIAVCQRAYPDSRPPRATVRGTGTGTRKTG
- a CDS encoding SDR family oxidoreductase, whose product is MNEATQFSTLGGAHVVIFGGSSGIGLSAANAAKARGASVTLVGRTRAKLETAAQAIGGAGIAVADIADRHAVQAVFDAMTRVDHLVVTAGQFIAGKLNETDPDRLLAALHERIAGPVYAIRAALPLLPATGSIVLTGGQLSDRPAAHGTSVIAAAVRGVEALAQSLALELKPIRVNVVAPGFVETPLYDAFGPEARDTILAGAASALPGGRVGHADEVGEAIAFLLGNGFMNGEILHIDGGGRLV